Part of the Micromonospora rhizosphaerae genome is shown below.
TCGCCGCGCCGTTCAAGCAGGCCGAGTTCGACATCATGTACGGCAAGGGCATCTCCCGCGAGGGCTCGCTGATCGACGTCGGCGTCGAGCAGGCGATCATCCGCAAGTCCGGCGCCTGGTACACCTACGACGGTGACCAGCTCGGCCAGGGCAAGGAGAAGGCCCGCGAGTTCCTCCGGGAGAACCCGGACGTGGCGGCCGAGATCGAGAAGAAGATCCTGGAGAAGCTCGGCGTCGGGGTCGGCGCGGGCGACGCCGCCGGTGGGCCGGAGCTGCCGCCGGTCGACTTCTGACCGGTCACGTGGCAGGACGACGCGCCCGCACGGGGCGGGGCTGGGACGCCAGCCCGCCCCGGGCGGGTGACGCCAACGCCACGCCCCGCCCCCGCCGGGGCCGTCGCGGCCGCTCCGAGGCGACCGACCCGGAGGCGACACCGCCCCGCGACGAGGCCGAGGTGGCCCGGGAGATCTGTCTGCGGCAGCTCGCGGTCCGGCCGCGTACCCGGGCCGAGCTGGCCGGCGCGCTGGCGAAGCGGGGCATCTCCGCGGAGGTCTCGGCCGAGGTGCTCGACCGGTACGACGAGGTCGGCATCATCGACGACGCCGCCTTCGCCCGGGCGTGGGTCTCCAGCCGCCACGCCGGCCGGGGGCTGGCCCGCCGGGCGCTCGCCAACGAGCTGCGCCAGCGCGGCGTGGACGGCGACGTGGCCAGCGAGGCGCTGGGCGAGCTGGACGAGGAGACCGAGGCGGAGACGGCCCGCGCCCTGGTGGAGCGGAAGCTGCGCTCGGTCCGGGGCGAGCCGGACGCCGTGTTCCGGCGGCTGGTCGGCATGTTGGCCCGCAAGGGCTACCCGCCCGGCGTGGCGATCCGCGCGGTGAAGGACGCCCTCGCGGCGCAGAGCGCCGAGGCGGCCGAGTTCGCCGAGCAGATCGACGCCGACGCCCTCGCCGACGCCGAGGGCGACCTCGACCGGGAGACTCCCGCCCTCGACTGAGCCGAACGATGCCGGCCGCGCGGTTCGTGAGCCGCCCGGTAGGTGAGCCGCCCGTCGGCGACCGCCGGTGGGTGACCCTCCCGACATTCGGCATGTCGCGGCCTTCCCCCGGCCGGCTACCGCTGATCTCCGCAAGCGGCGCGACACGCGAGGCGCCGGGGGCCTGAGCAGGACCGACGCGCCGGCATGGGCTGGCGGCTCGCCGCCTTTGTCCCCCGGTGTCCGGCATCTGATCGGCGCTCGGTGATGCCGTAACTTCTCTCCGTGCGGGTGGTTTGATCATGAGTTCTTGACCGAACCGGCCCCGGCGACCTAGCCTCGCCATACAGGCTCACTTCGCCCGACCAGCGCAGGCTAAGCGCACAACATAGATCCCGTAACAGAACAGCATCACTTTGGCCAGCTACACCGGCCTTTGACGGCAGCTCCGGACAGGTCCGGAGCCGTCCGACAACTGCACCCGGCCGTCGGCGATGCCCCTTCGCAGGGCACCGTCGACGGAAAGCTAGCCACCGCCAGCCGCTCCGGTCGGGCGTCCAGAGCCGCAGGCGCGTGCCCACCCGGCACGGGCTCCTGCGGCGCGACGTTCAGGGGAGGCGGCCATGGCGGGACGGCAGAGGTTCACCGGCGGTC
Proteins encoded:
- a CDS encoding regulatory protein RecX; translated protein: MAGRRARTGRGWDASPPRAGDANATPRPRRGRRGRSEATDPEATPPRDEAEVAREICLRQLAVRPRTRAELAGALAKRGISAEVSAEVLDRYDEVGIIDDAAFARAWVSSRHAGRGLARRALANELRQRGVDGDVASEALGELDEETEAETARALVERKLRSVRGEPDAVFRRLVGMLARKGYPPGVAIRAVKDALAAQSAEAAEFAEQIDADALADAEGDLDRETPALD